The genomic stretch AGCAAGTGCGGTATCCGGAAGATCCCGTCCAGAACCCCTCGGTTGGCGAGGTAGATGCAGAGTATGGCCGTAAACGCCAGGGCCGCTCGCATGGAGCCGGCGAAGAACCAGACTCCATACATGGTCGAGAACCAGTGGAACTCCAGACTCATCAACCAGTAGAAGGCAGCGAAGGTCAGGCTCATGGCCGCCAGCGGTATCCCGAATGCCGCCGTTCGCCGGTTGGACATGGTGTGCTCCACCGAGCCGTCTTCGTCTTGAGCGAAGGAGTGTCGGCGTAGGCGGGTCGACAGCCAGATGAAGATGCCAAAGAAGACGACGTTCGCGATCACGAACGCCGTTGGGTTCAAGAAGGCCGATTTCTTCGTCCACAGTATGTCGCTCGCCACGCGATCGTGATCGAGCCACTTCCACAGCACGTCCGCATCAACGAACAAGGAGACCAATACGAGCGGAGCGAAGGCGAGGGCCAACAGCGGAAACACTCCGAGCCAATGCTCGAGCGTGCGCCGGATCACGGTGGACCACCCCGCGTCGAAGATGTGGTGAATCATGACCAGCATGAGCGCTCCGATGCTGATGGCCGTCCAGAAAGTGACGGCTATCAGCCAGGAGAACGCCACGCGTTGACCGTCGCCGAGAAACACGCCCACGAGCGTGAGAGCGGCCAATCCGATTCCTCCGACGAGAAGGGTGCCGGGGCTTACCAATTTAGGCCGCTCGGCGGGGACCGAGCCGGCGGTGGCGGCGTGCGAAATGCTCATAGCCCGAGTTCCGAACGATTGGCTGCCGGGACGTCGTCCACGGTGCCTTGTTGTGCACGTTGCAGGGCGCGCACGTAGGCGACGATCGCCCAGCGGTCCGCGGGTTGGATCTTGTCGGCGTAACCGAACATGGTGTTTCGACCGTTGGTGATCGTGTTGAAGATCTCGCCTTCCGCCATGTCGCGAATGCGGTCCGAATGGAAGGTCGGTGTGGCACCCATACCATATTGTTTGGTGATGCCGTTCCCGTCGCCGAGTGCTCCGTGGCAGGGGGCACAAAAGATGGTGAAGCGTTCCTGTCCGCGCTGAAGGAAGGTTTGGCTCACATCGACGTCCTCGGGGAACCCACGCAACCATTGCGTGTTGTCGGGGAGACCGAGTGCTCCGGAGTAACCACGATACATGTGGTCGTCTTCGCCGAGAAAACGCGCGTCGGCTTCGACCGATCGGCCGCGGGCAACCACGTTCGCCGGATTTGGGCGATCCGTGTTCCCGTCAGCGAAGAAGCGGCTCTCCGACTGCGGCTTGAATTTGGGCTGGCGATCCATGTCAGGGAACACCTCGAGAGGCGGTTTGGATGAGAGCGAATCCCGGAATCCCAAGAGAGAGACTGCGGCGATCACCACGAAGAGAAAGGCGAGCCAGACGAAACGCATCTTTTCAGTCCTCCAACTCGTTGATGTCCGTTCCACCGACGGACTCCAGGAGCTTGCGGGCTCCATCACGCGAGAACTTCGGGTCGCGCGCTTCGATGACGATGAAGAAAGCGTCGTCGGTTCCCCGGTGTACCTGGTCGTACTTCAGGACGGGGTGGTAGTGCATCGGCAAACGATTGAGGAAAAACATCCCGAAGATCGTGCCGAACGCCGCGAGAAGAATGGTCAACTCGTAGGAAACCGGAAACGCGAACATCGGGCTGAAGAGCGGCTTACCACCGACTACCAAGGGATAGTCGTAGGCGTTCATGAACCAGATCATCGACATGCCGATCGTGAAGCCGGTCATGCCTCCGAGCAGCGTGAACCGCGGAACGAACGAGCGCTTCAAACCCATCGCCGCGTCCATACCGTGAATCGGGAACGGCGTGACCACGTCCCACTTGGTGTAACCCGCATCGCGCACTGCCTCCGCCGCGTGCATGGCGGCTCCGGGAGAGTCGAACCGGGCGATCAATCCATTGAGAAGCTTCGACATGGTTCGAATCAATGATGAGTGGCCGAGTGTCCGTGGTGCGGATCGGCTTGCGGGGTGACCGCTTTGATTTCCGCCATCGCCATGAGCGGCACGAAGCGGATGAACAGGAGGAAGAAGAAACAAAACACGCCGAACGTTCCGAAGTAGGTGAAGATGTCCACGACGGTGGGCGAGTAGTAGCCCCAGCTCGAGGGCAGGAAGTCGCGGGCCAACGACGTGACGGTGATGACGAATCGCTCGAACCACATGCCGACGTTGACGAAAATGGACAGCACCCACACGAGAGTCGTGTTCTCGCGGATCGACTTGAACCAGAAGAACTGCGGCGTGATCACGTTGCAGCTGATCATGATCCAGTAGGCCCACGCGTAGTGCCCGAACGCACGATTGATGAAGGCGAAACCTTCGTACGGATTGGCTCCGTACCATGCGATGAAGAACTCCATCGCATAGGCGTATCCCACCATCGTTCCCGTCGCCAAAATGATCTTACACATGCAGTCGATGTGATACTGCGTGATGAGATCCTCGAGCCGGTAGATCGACCGGAGGGGAAGCATCAGCGTGAGCACCATGCCGAATCCGGAGAAAATCGCACCGGCGACGAAGTACGGAGGAAAGATCGTGGTGTGCCATCCGGGGATGAGGGACACGGCGAAGTCGAACGACACGATCGTGTGCACCGAGAGCACGAGCGGGGTCGAGAGGCCGGCCAAGAGAAGATACGCCATTTCGTAGTTGCTCCAGTGCCGGTTGCTGCCGCGCCAACCCATGGCAACGATGCCATACATGATCTTACGCAGACGAGTTTTTGCCCGGTCGCGGACGGTTGCGAAGTCGGGGATGAGTCCCACGTACCAGAACAGCACCGAAACGGTGCCGTAAGTCGAAACGGCGAACACGTCCCACTCCAAGGGACTGCGGAAGTTGGGCCAAATATAGTTCGAATTCGGGAACGGGATCAGGAAGCCGGGCCATACCGCGTACCACACCCGGCCGGTGTGGAAGAGCGGGAAAATGCCGGCGCAAATGACCGCGAAGATCGTCATCGCTTCAGCGGCTCGATTGATCGACGTGCGCCACTTCTGCCTGAGCAGGCAGAGAATGGCCGAGATCAAAGTGCCCGCGTGACCGATACCGATCCAGAACACGAAGTTCACGATGGCCCAACCCCAATTGACGGGATTGGCGAGGCCCCAGACACCGGTGCCCGTG from Opitutales bacterium ASA1 encodes the following:
- the nrfD_2 gene encoding polysulfide reductase NrfD, whose protein sequence is MDRVESHTAGAHGAAHHAGPAVLREVNPAILPRPTLVENDRSFNWITEKICGIIEEETPRWWWISFAVACFVASFTLVGLVYLVTTGTGVWGLANPVNWGWAIVNFVFWIGIGHAGTLISAILCLLRQKWRTSINRAAEAMTIFAVICAGIFPLFHTGRVWYAVWPGFLIPFPNSNYIWPNFRSPLEWDVFAVSTYGTVSVLFWYVGLIPDFATVRDRAKTRLRKIMYGIVAMGWRGSNRHWSNYEMAYLLLAGLSTPLVLSVHTIVSFDFAVSLIPGWHTTIFPPYFVAGAIFSGFGMVLTLMLPLRSIYRLEDLITQYHIDCMCKIILATGTMVGYAYAMEFFIAWYGANPYEGFAFINRAFGHYAWAYWIMISCNVITPQFFWFKSIRENTTLVWVLSIFVNVGMWFERFVITVTSLARDFLPSSWGYYSPTVVDIFTYFGTFGVFCFFFLLFIRFVPLMAMAEIKAVTPQADPHHGHSATHH
- a CDS encoding DUF3341 domain-containing protein — encoded protein: MSKLLNGLIARFDSPGAAMHAAEAVRDAGYTKWDVVTPFPIHGMDAAMGLKRSFVPRFTLLGGMTGFTIGMSMIWFMNAYDYPLVVGGKPLFSPMFAFPVSYELTILLAAFGTIFGMFFLNRLPMHYHPVLKYDQVHRGTDDAFFIVIEARDPKFSRDGARKLLESVGGTDINELED
- a CDS encoding cytochrome c, with translation MRFVWLAFLFVVIAAVSLLGFRDSLSSKPPLEVFPDMDRQPKFKPQSESRFFADGNTDRPNPANVVARGRSVEADARFLGEDDHMYRGYSGALGLPDNTQWLRGFPEDVDVSQTFLQRGQERFTIFCAPCHGALGDGNGITKQYGMGATPTFHSDRIRDMAEGEIFNTITNGRNTMFGYADKIQPADRWAIVAYVRALQRAQQGTVDDVPAANRSELGL